A DNA window from Sulfitobacter sp. BSw21498 contains the following coding sequences:
- a CDS encoding bifunctional allantoicase/(S)-ureidoglycine aminohydrolase: protein MTYAFPPGGLPDQSVSPESTAVFTDAYAVIPASVQRDIVTSLLPGWKNTRAWVLARPLTGFAETFAQYAIELALNGGSDTPEPDAQAQAVLFVATGTARLTLDGDAHDLVAGSYAYIPPATPWTLWNTGDTPCGLHWVRKRYVPAQGIDAPDAFVTHDKDVAPIAMPDTDGAWATQRFADPSDLRHDMHVNIVTFQPGGRIPFAETHVMEHGLYVIQGTADYLLNRDWVPVEAGDFMWLRAFCPQACIATGDEPFRYLLYKDVNRHMPLSL from the coding sequence ATGACCTATGCCTTCCCCCCCGGCGGTCTGCCGGATCAATCCGTGTCGCCCGAAAGCACAGCTGTTTTCACCGATGCCTATGCGGTGATCCCCGCCTCGGTGCAGCGCGATATCGTGACCAGCCTGTTGCCGGGTTGGAAGAATACACGCGCTTGGGTATTGGCGCGGCCGCTGACCGGATTTGCCGAAACCTTTGCGCAATACGCGATAGAACTTGCCCTCAATGGTGGCAGCGACACCCCCGAGCCGGACGCACAGGCGCAGGCGGTCTTGTTTGTGGCGACGGGGACGGCGCGGCTGACGCTGGATGGCGACGCCCACGATCTGGTGGCGGGGTCCTACGCGTATATTCCCCCTGCTACCCCGTGGACGCTGTGGAACACCGGCGATACGCCGTGTGGTCTCCATTGGGTGCGCAAACGGTATGTCCCTGCCCAAGGGATCGATGCGCCAGATGCGTTCGTCACCCATGACAAGGATGTCGCGCCTATTGCCATGCCCGATACCGATGGGGCTTGGGCAACCCAGCGTTTTGCCGATCCCAGTGACCTGCGCCACGACATGCACGTCAATATCGTGACCTTCCAGCCGGGCGGTCGCATTCCGTTTGCGGAAACCCATGTGATGGAACACGGGCTCTATGTCATTCAAGGCACGGCGGATTATTTGCTGAACCGCGACTGGGTGCCGGTAGAAGCGGGCGATTTCATGTGGTTACGCGCTTTTTGTCCGCAGGCCTGTATCGCGACGGGCGATGAGCCGTTCCGCTATCTCCTGTATAAGGATGTGAACCGCCACATGCCGCTGTCGCTATGA
- the mutL gene encoding DNA mismatch repair endonuclease MutL produces MAHPNPNISENPPVIRQLDDSAINRIAAGEVVERPASAVKELVENAIDAGARQITVEYADGGKTLIRVTDDGCGIAAGDLALALSRHATSKIDGTDLLNIHTFGFRGEALPSLGAVGRLTICSRVAGQDGAEISVNGGVTGPVRPAALNGGTVVTLRDLFFATPARLKFLRTDRAEAQAISDIIKRLAMAEPFVRFTLRDVSGDGPGREVFRADAEQGDMFAALHGRLAQVLGREFAENALAIDAERDGLHLTGYAALPTYSRGSAVTQYLFVNGRPVRDKLLVGALRGAYFDLLSRDRHPAAALFVDCDPKLVDVNVHPAKSEVRFRDPGLARGLIVSGLRHALADAGHRASTTVANATLGAMRPEQPAGRVYQMDRPSLGARTTAYQAQAPEPGFAETAGMWGRVDTPPQYGADAPDAQSHDAQTPAPAPDFPLGTARGQVHENYIIAQTATGMVIVDQHAAHERLVYEKLKRQMAENGVAAQALLIPEIVDLSASDCARLLEVADELARFGLGIEPFGGSAIAVRETPAILGTVDAKAMVLDILDELADQNESNTLQARIEAILSRVACHGSIRSGRWMRGEEMNALLREMEATPHSGQCNHGRPTYVELKLSDIERLFGRT; encoded by the coding sequence ATGGCGCATCCAAACCCCAACATAAGCGAAAATCCTCCGGTTATCCGGCAACTGGACGACTCTGCGATTAACCGTATCGCCGCCGGAGAGGTCGTTGAACGCCCTGCCTCTGCGGTAAAGGAACTGGTCGAGAACGCGATTGATGCGGGTGCCCGCCAGATTACGGTTGAATATGCGGACGGGGGCAAAACCCTGATCCGCGTCACGGACGACGGCTGCGGCATTGCGGCGGGCGATCTGGCGCTGGCGCTGTCACGGCACGCGACCTCCAAGATCGACGGAACGGACCTGCTGAACATCCACACATTCGGCTTTCGCGGCGAGGCGTTGCCATCGCTAGGCGCTGTCGGGCGGCTTACCATTTGCAGCCGCGTGGCTGGGCAAGACGGGGCAGAGATTTCGGTCAACGGGGGCGTGACTGGCCCTGTGCGCCCCGCAGCGCTGAACGGCGGCACGGTGGTCACGCTGCGCGACCTGTTCTTTGCCACCCCTGCGCGTTTGAAATTCCTGCGGACCGACCGCGCCGAGGCGCAGGCGATCTCTGACATCATCAAGCGGTTGGCGATGGCGGAACCTTTCGTGCGTTTCACCCTGCGCGATGTGTCCGGCGATGGTCCGGGCCGCGAGGTGTTTCGCGCGGACGCAGAACAAGGCGATATGTTCGCTGCGCTGCATGGCCGTCTGGCACAAGTGCTGGGGCGCGAGTTTGCCGAAAATGCGCTGGCCATTGATGCCGAACGCGACGGTCTGCACCTGACCGGATATGCCGCCTTGCCCACTTACTCGCGCGGCTCTGCGGTGACGCAATATTTGTTCGTTAATGGCCGCCCTGTGCGCGACAAGCTTTTGGTGGGCGCGTTGCGCGGGGCTTATTTTGACCTGCTGAGCCGCGACCGCCATCCTGCTGCCGCGCTGTTTGTCGATTGTGACCCCAAGCTCGTCGACGTGAACGTCCACCCCGCCAAATCCGAAGTGCGCTTTCGCGACCCCGGTTTGGCGCGCGGGTTGATCGTTTCAGGGTTGCGACATGCGCTGGCGGACGCGGGGCACCGCGCCTCGACCACTGTGGCGAATGCAACCTTGGGGGCGATGCGGCCCGAACAACCTGCCGGGCGCGTATATCAGATGGACCGCCCCTCTCTTGGTGCGCGCACGACCGCCTATCAGGCCCAAGCACCGGAGCCGGGATTTGCCGAAACCGCTGGCATGTGGGGCCGTGTAGATACGCCGCCGCAGTATGGTGCTGACGCCCCTGACGCACAAAGCCATGACGCGCAGACGCCGGCACCCGCGCCGGACTTTCCTTTGGGAACCGCACGCGGGCAGGTGCATGAGAATTACATCATCGCACAAACGGCGACGGGCATGGTGATTGTTGACCAGCACGCGGCGCATGAACGTCTGGTCTATGAAAAGCTGAAACGCCAGATGGCGGAAAACGGTGTCGCAGCGCAGGCCTTGTTGATCCCCGAAATCGTGGATCTGTCGGCCTCTGACTGTGCGCGGCTGCTTGAGGTCGCGGATGAACTGGCGCGCTTTGGACTGGGGATCGAACCCTTTGGCGGTAGCGCGATCGCCGTGCGTGAAACGCCCGCGATCCTTGGCACGGTGGACGCCAAGGCCATGGTGCTGGATATCCTCGATGAACTGGCGGACCAAAATGAAAGCAACACACTGCAGGCCCGGATCGAGGCGATCCTCAGCCGTGTGGCCTGTCACGGATCAATCCGGTCGGGACGCTGGATGCGCGGCGAGGAAATGAACGCGCTGCTGCGCGAGATGGAGGCGACCCCCCATTCCGGCCAGTGCAACCATGGCCGCCCCACCTATGTCGAGCTGAAGTTGAGCGATATTGAACGTCTGTTCGGACGCACATGA
- a CDS encoding DNA recombination protein RmuC, with the protein MIQVGDETYVLTDPAMLLLIGGGCVVLLVLILLVMAVRAAGRSARVTAPLARQMQILGGHVQQLGMGQEQLRGGLQTVSDTQANAQAQMVQSIETRMAHVQQQMQDRLADNAARSARSLAEMQERMSATLHGSSKQTNTSLTQLQERLAAIDKAQDNITKLSGDVLSLQDILSNKQTRGAFGEIQLRDIVSKALPSDSYTMQATLSNGKRADCMIHLPNPPGPIAIDSKFPLEAYEALRRAKTDYEVKDASRAMRVAVKAHIQAISTKYIIEGETADGALMFLPSEAVYAELHANFPELVREGFDARVWIVSPTTCMATLNTMRAILKDARMREQAGAIRKTLKMLHRDVELVVERVGKLNTHFGQARADLEGLGTAAERAGKRAARLDNFDFEELSEQDSRVVPLSRPDKTP; encoded by the coding sequence ATGATCCAGGTTGGTGATGAAACCTATGTGCTGACAGACCCTGCGATGCTGCTGCTGATCGGTGGCGGTTGCGTGGTCTTGCTGGTGCTGATCTTGCTGGTGATGGCCGTGCGGGCCGCGGGCCGGTCGGCGCGTGTTACCGCCCCGTTGGCGCGACAGATGCAAATCTTGGGGGGCCATGTGCAACAGCTTGGCATGGGGCAGGAACAACTGCGCGGCGGCTTGCAGACCGTGTCGGACACGCAGGCCAATGCGCAAGCCCAGATGGTACAAAGCATCGAGACGCGGATGGCCCATGTACAGCAGCAGATGCAGGACCGGCTGGCCGATAACGCTGCCCGATCCGCGCGGTCGCTTGCAGAGATGCAGGAACGCATGAGCGCGACGTTGCACGGGTCAAGCAAGCAGACAAACACCAGTCTGACCCAGCTTCAGGAGCGGCTGGCGGCGATCGACAAGGCGCAGGATAATATCACCAAACTGTCCGGCGATGTACTGTCACTGCAAGACATCCTGAGCAATAAGCAAACCCGTGGCGCATTTGGTGAAATCCAGCTGCGTGATATCGTTTCCAAGGCGCTGCCAAGCGACAGCTATACCATGCAGGCGACGCTCTCGAACGGCAAACGCGCGGATTGTATGATCCACCTGCCGAACCCGCCCGGGCCGATCGCGATCGACAGCAAATTCCCGCTTGAAGCCTACGAGGCGCTGCGCCGTGCCAAGACCGATTACGAGGTCAAGGACGCCTCCCGTGCGATGCGTGTCGCGGTCAAAGCGCACATCCAAGCGATCTCCACGAAATACATCATCGAAGGTGAAACAGCCGATGGCGCGCTGATGTTCCTCCCCTCCGAGGCCGTGTATGCGGAACTCCACGCCAACTTTCCCGAATTGGTGCGTGAAGGCTTTGACGCGCGGGTCTGGATCGTATCACCGACCACCTGCATGGCGACGCTGAACACCATGCGTGCGATCCTGAAAGACGCGCGGATGCGGGAACAGGCGGGGGCCATTCGCAAGACGCTCAAGATGTTGCACCGCGACGTAGAGCTTGTGGTGGAACGCGTGGGCAAGCTGAACACCCATTTCGGGCAGGCCCGCGCCGACCTTGAAGGGTTGGGCACTGCCGCCGAACGCGCGGGCAAACGTGCGGCGCGGCTTGATAATTTCGATTTCGAAGAGTTGTCAGAGCAGGATAGTCGCGTTGTACCGTTGTCGCGCCCTGACAAAACGCCCTGA
- the puuE gene encoding allantoinase PuuE: MTRYPRDFHGYGPTPPDAQWPGGARIAVQFVLNYEEGGENCLLHGDAASEAFLSEIVGAAPWPGQRHWNMESIYDYGARAGFWRLHRLFTGANIPVTVYGVATALARSPQQVEAMTQADWEIASHGLKWIDYKDHTAEVESANMDEAIRLHREVVGHAPRGWYTGRSSVNTVALAAETGEFDYISDTYDDDLPYWTQVAGRDQLIIPYTLDCNDMRFATPQGFNSGEQFYTYLCDTFDALYAEGSAGQGKMMSVGLHCRLIGRPGRIQALKRFIDYIKGFEGVWTPRRIDIADHWRATHPPQPRLRLDQMDRASFVAKFGGVFEHSPWIAERAFELELGPAHNSVAGIHNALARMFRSATRAERLGVLTAHPDLAGKLAAAKRLTAESTQEQASAGLDALTDAERTRFETLNSQYVAKHGFPFIIAVKDHDKDGILRQFETRIANATEDEFTTACAQVERIARLRLEDML, encoded by the coding sequence ATGACACGTTACCCTCGTGATTTTCACGGCTACGGCCCGACACCGCCTGACGCTCAATGGCCGGGAGGGGCGCGGATCGCTGTACAATTTGTGCTGAATTACGAAGAGGGCGGCGAAAACTGTCTGCTCCACGGGGACGCCGCATCAGAGGCATTCTTGTCCGAGATCGTCGGGGCCGCCCCTTGGCCGGGGCAGCGTCACTGGAATATGGAATCTATCTACGACTACGGCGCGCGAGCGGGGTTCTGGCGGCTGCACCGCCTGTTCACCGGTGCCAATATTCCCGTCACCGTCTATGGTGTCGCCACCGCCTTGGCGCGGTCCCCCCAGCAGGTAGAGGCAATGACCCAAGCCGACTGGGAGATCGCAAGCCACGGGCTGAAGTGGATCGACTACAAGGATCACACCGCCGAGGTCGAAAGCGCTAACATGGACGAGGCCATCCGTCTCCACCGCGAAGTCGTCGGTCACGCTCCCCGCGGCTGGTACACAGGACGCAGCTCTGTGAACACGGTGGCGCTGGCAGCCGAGACAGGCGAATTCGATTATATCTCTGACACATACGACGATGATCTGCCCTACTGGACACAGGTGGCGGGCCGCGATCAACTGATCATACCCTATACGCTTGACTGCAACGACATGCGGTTTGCCACGCCGCAGGGCTTTAACTCGGGCGAACAGTTCTACACCTACCTGTGCGATACCTTCGATGCGCTTTATGCCGAAGGCAGCGCAGGTCAGGGCAAAATGATGTCGGTCGGCTTGCACTGTCGCTTGATCGGGCGCCCGGGGCGGATACAGGCGCTGAAACGCTTTATCGACTATATCAAAGGGTTCGAGGGCGTCTGGACGCCGCGCCGCATCGATATCGCAGACCATTGGCGCGCGACCCATCCGCCGCAGCCGCGCCTGCGTCTGGATCAAATGGACCGCGCCAGCTTTGTCGCCAAATTCGGTGGCGTGTTCGAACATTCGCCGTGGATCGCGGAACGCGCCTTCGAGCTTGAACTCGGGCCTGCGCATAACTCTGTCGCGGGGATTCACAATGCACTGGCGCGGATGTTCCGGTCGGCGACGCGGGCGGAACGCTTGGGCGTGCTGACCGCGCACCCCGATCTGGCGGGCAAGCTGGCGGCGGCCAAACGGCTGACGGCGGAAAGCACACAGGAGCAAGCCAGCGCCGGGCTGGACGCACTGACCGACGCCGAGCGTACGCGGTTCGAGACGTTGAACAGCCAATACGTCGCCAAACACGGGTTTCCGTTTATCATCGCGGTCAAGGATCACGACAAGGACGGCATCTTGCGCCAGTTCGAAACCCGTATCGCCAATGCAACCGAAGATGAATTTACCACCGCATGCGCGCAGGTCGAACGGATCGCACGTCTGCGGCTAGAGGATATGCTATGA
- a CDS encoding uracil-xanthine permease family protein, whose amino-acid sequence MTRHAIGTPEQLRDPNYMPPLHRAIPLGVQHVLAMFVSNVTPAIIIAGAAGFGFGSNSPDFPELLYLIQMSMLFAGVATLLQTLTLGPVGAGLPIVQGTSFAFIPIMIPLVAGKGVDGLAALFGGVVIGGMFHAFLGLFIGKIRFALPPLVTGLVVTMIGLALVKVGIQYAAGGVPAIGTPAYGSLLNWSAALVVIFVTLGVKFFTRGMLSISAVLIGLIVGYVYALAVGMLSFGDISGSWSRSAAFALPNPLKYGFEFSAAAIIGFCLMAFISAIETVGDVAGITKGGAGREATDSEIQGATYADGIGSAIAGIFGGLPNTSFSQNVGLIAMTGVMSRHVVTIGALFLIVCGLVPKVGGVIRTIPIEVLGGGVIVMFGMVVAAGMSMLSDVDWNRRNMVIFAISISIGLGLQLEPGAVQHLPDTARILLTSGLLPAALIAIVLNLLLPEELAEESTEEVSGGLSGSSKGTLPHTTKTRH is encoded by the coding sequence ATGACACGCCACGCCATCGGCACGCCGGAACAACTGCGCGACCCCAATTACATGCCGCCGCTGCATCGCGCCATTCCCTTGGGTGTTCAGCATGTGCTGGCGATGTTTGTGTCAAATGTCACCCCCGCCATCATCATCGCGGGTGCGGCGGGCTTTGGCTTCGGGTCGAACTCGCCTGACTTTCCCGAACTGCTGTACCTGATCCAGATGTCGATGCTGTTTGCCGGTGTCGCGACGCTGTTGCAAACGCTGACGCTCGGGCCGGTCGGGGCAGGGCTGCCGATTGTGCAAGGCACATCCTTTGCGTTCATCCCCATCATGATCCCGCTGGTGGCGGGCAAAGGTGTCGACGGACTGGCTGCCTTGTTTGGCGGCGTGGTGATCGGGGGCATGTTCCACGCGTTTCTGGGGCTGTTTATTGGCAAGATCCGCTTTGCATTGCCGCCGCTTGTTACCGGGCTGGTGGTCACGATGATCGGTCTGGCTTTAGTCAAGGTCGGCATTCAATACGCCGCAGGTGGGGTGCCGGCAATTGGCACGCCGGCCTATGGCAGCCTGCTGAACTGGTCAGCCGCGCTGGTGGTGATCTTTGTTACGCTGGGGGTCAAGTTTTTCACCCGCGGGATGCTGTCCATTTCCGCGGTGCTGATCGGATTGATCGTAGGCTACGTCTATGCACTGGCCGTCGGGATGCTCAGCTTTGGGGATATCAGCGGGTCATGGTCACGGTCCGCCGCCTTTGCACTGCCCAACCCGCTGAAATACGGGTTCGAATTTTCGGCCGCAGCGATCATCGGCTTTTGCTTGATGGCGTTCATTTCGGCGATTGAAACCGTGGGCGACGTCGCAGGGATCACCAAAGGCGGCGCGGGCCGCGAAGCGACGGATAGCGAAATTCAGGGCGCGACCTATGCCGACGGGATCGGGTCAGCTATTGCGGGCATCTTTGGTGGCCTGCCCAACACATCGTTCAGCCAGAACGTCGGCCTGATCGCGATGACCGGCGTCATGAGCCGCCATGTCGTCACCATCGGCGCGTTGTTCCTGATCGTCTGTGGGCTCGTCCCCAAGGTGGGCGGCGTGATCCGTACCATCCCGATCGAGGTGTTGGGCGGCGGGGTCATCGTGATGTTCGGCATGGTTGTGGCGGCGGGCATGTCGATGCTGTCGGATGTGGACTGGAACCGCCGCAATATGGTGATCTTCGCCATCTCGATCTCGATCGGTCTGGGGCTGCAGCTGGAGCCGGGTGCGGTGCAACACCTGCCTGACACGGCCAGGATTCTGCTGACCAGCGGACTGCTTCCCGCCGCTCTGATTGCTATTGTGCTGAACCTGCTTCTGCCCGAAGAACTGGCCGAGGAATCAACCGAGGAAGTCTCGGGCGGGTTGTCGGGCAGCTCCAAAGGCACGCTGCCGCATACAACCAAGACACGTCACTAA
- a CDS encoding NAD(P)/FAD-dependent oxidoreductase, with protein sequence MPFEAIDPPQNTPLAGHRKIAVIGAGISGMGAAHMLGDDHQVTLFESCPRLGGHARTKMAGRKGDQPVDTGFIVFNYANYPNLAALFKELDVPVVKSNMSFGASIDGGRLEYGLMTLDSIFAQRRNALNPKFLRMLTDIVRFNNTATKLAQDRTLTIAGFLDELGAGEYFRKYYLTPLSGAIWSTPVDKIMDFPAYSMIDFFENHALLSHTGQHQWYTVDGGSQEYVNRLGASLSDKGVDIRLGTPVQSVRRTPLGVEVKTNGAEWEAFDEVVFASHSDDALALLADPSTAERAALGAVKYQPNDVVLHADASVMPKLRKTWASWIYAEDKGQQTDRIDLTYWMNSLQPIPMDDPHFVTLNTKRPIREELIYDQVTLRHPVYDLGALAAQEQVRGFNGAQNTWFCGAWMKHGFHEDGLSSAVDVVQGLRAKAKVSLAAE encoded by the coding sequence ATGCCATTTGAAGCCATCGACCCGCCACAGAACACCCCTTTGGCTGGCCACCGAAAAATTGCCGTCATCGGCGCGGGTATTTCCGGCATGGGGGCTGCGCATATGTTGGGCGACGACCATCAGGTCACTTTGTTCGAAAGCTGCCCCCGTTTGGGCGGTCATGCGCGCACCAAGATGGCGGGCAGGAAGGGCGATCAGCCTGTGGATACGGGCTTTATCGTGTTCAACTATGCCAATTATCCCAACCTCGCCGCACTGTTCAAAGAACTGGACGTGCCAGTCGTTAAATCCAACATGAGCTTTGGTGCGTCCATTGACGGCGGGCGGCTTGAATATGGCCTGATGACGCTGGATTCGATCTTTGCGCAGCGGCGCAATGCACTGAACCCCAAATTCCTGCGGATGCTGACCGATATCGTGCGGTTCAACAACACGGCGACCAAACTGGCGCAGGATCGCACGCTGACCATCGCGGGCTTTTTGGACGAGCTGGGCGCGGGCGAATATTTCCGCAAATATTACCTGACGCCGCTGTCCGGCGCGATCTGGTCAACACCCGTGGACAAGATCATGGATTTCCCAGCCTATTCGATGATCGACTTCTTTGAAAACCACGCCTTGCTAAGCCACACAGGCCAGCACCAGTGGTATACGGTCGACGGCGGGTCACAGGAATACGTGAACCGTCTGGGGGCATCGCTGTCGGACAAAGGCGTCGACATCCGCCTTGGCACCCCTGTCCAATCCGTCCGCCGTACCCCGTTGGGGGTAGAGGTGAAAACCAACGGCGCGGAATGGGAAGCCTTTGACGAGGTCGTGTTTGCCAGCCATTCGGATGACGCACTTGCACTGCTGGCCGACCCCAGCACGGCAGAGCGTGCAGCCTTGGGCGCGGTGAAATACCAACCCAACGATGTGGTGCTGCATGCGGATGCATCCGTGATGCCCAAGCTGCGCAAAACTTGGGCATCTTGGATTTATGCTGAGGACAAGGGACAGCAGACCGACCGGATCGACCTGACATACTGGATGAATTCGTTGCAACCTATCCCGATGGACGATCCGCATTTTGTCACGCTCAACACCAAACGCCCGATCCGCGAGGAACTGATCTATGATCAGGTCACTCTGCGCCATCCGGTCTATGATCTGGGCGCGTTGGCAGCCCAAGAGCAGGTGCGCGGATTCAATGGCGCACAGAACACCTGGTTCTGCGGCGCATGGATGAAGCACGGCTTTCACGAAGACGGGCTATCCAGCGCTGTCGATGTGGTCCAGGGGCTGCGTGCCAAGGCCAAGGTGTCGCTGGCCGCCGAATGA
- a CDS encoding ureidoglycolate lyase encodes MTGAAMREIAVQPLTAAAFAPFGEVLDASGTPDRIINAGLCGRHHDLAALDFGPEGRAGISIFNAQARSLPYRLDLLERHPEGSQAFLPLSGQPFLVIVAPDKGDAPGTPLAFVTAPHQGVNFRRGTWHGVLTPLAEPGLFAVVDRIGTSANLDEYPLDPPYVIKG; translated from the coding sequence ATGACCGGCGCTGCCATGCGCGAGATCGCCGTTCAGCCGCTGACCGCCGCCGCCTTCGCCCCCTTCGGAGAGGTGCTGGACGCCTCTGGTACACCGGACCGTATCATCAACGCAGGGCTATGCGGACGGCATCATGATCTGGCAGCGCTTGATTTCGGGCCGGAGGGGCGCGCGGGCATCAGCATTTTTAACGCGCAGGCACGTAGCTTGCCTTACCGGTTGGACCTGCTTGAACGTCACCCCGAAGGATCGCAGGCGTTCCTCCCGCTGTCTGGTCAGCCGTTTCTTGTCATTGTCGCACCGGACAAAGGCGATGCCCCCGGCACGCCGCTGGCCTTTGTTACCGCGCCTCATCAGGGCGTGAACTTTCGCCGCGGGACATGGCACGGCGTGCTTACGCCTTTGGCAGAGCCAGGGCTATTCGCGGTTGTGGACCGCATCGGCACAAGCGCGAACCTTGACGAATACCCGCTGGACCCGCCTTATGTGATCAAGGGGTAA
- a CDS encoding urate hydroxylase PuuD, which produces MYDMAAIGAWIEFAVRWVHVITAIAWIGSSFYFIALDLGLHRDRNLKTGADGEEWQVHGGGFYHVQKYLVAPAQMPDDLIWFKWESYSTWLSGFALLILVYYLGAEFYLVDPSVAELANWQAVGISLLSLGFGWLVYDQICKSKFGDNNTRLMIGLYVILVGMAYFYTSVFSGRAALLHLGAFTATIMSANVFFIIMPNQRIVVADLKAGRVPDAKYGKIAKQRSTHNNYLTLPVIFLMLSNHYPLAFASEMNWLIAALVFLMGVTIRHYFNSLHARQGNPTWTWAVTALLFVTIMWLSTAPMFRSVEPEKATGPALRFAQAEGFDRVHDIVRGRCSMCHAAEPAWDGLLWPPKSVRLETEHQIASAAKQIYLQAGVTDAMPPANLSHMQASERAEIVAWFNAATQD; this is translated from the coding sequence ATGTACGATATGGCCGCCATTGGCGCTTGGATCGAGTTTGCCGTTCGCTGGGTGCATGTCATCACGGCCATTGCGTGGATCGGGTCGTCGTTCTACTTCATCGCGCTGGATCTGGGCCTGCACCGCGACCGCAACCTCAAAACCGGCGCAGACGGGGAAGAGTGGCAGGTCCACGGCGGCGGGTTCTATCACGTCCAAAAGTATCTGGTGGCACCTGCGCAGATGCCCGACGATCTGATCTGGTTCAAATGGGAAAGCTATTCGACCTGGCTCTCGGGCTTTGCGTTGCTGATCCTGGTCTACTACCTCGGGGCCGAATTCTATCTTGTTGATCCCAGTGTTGCAGAGCTGGCGAACTGGCAGGCGGTGGGGATTTCCCTGCTGTCGCTTGGCTTTGGCTGGCTGGTCTACGATCAAATTTGCAAAAGCAAATTCGGCGACAACAACACGCGGCTGATGATCGGCCTGTATGTGATCCTCGTGGGGATGGCCTATTTCTATACGTCAGTCTTTTCGGGGCGCGCAGCGCTGCTGCATCTGGGGGCTTTCACCGCGACGATCATGTCGGCAAACGTGTTTTTCATCATCATGCCGAACCAGCGGATCGTGGTGGCCGACCTCAAGGCGGGGCGGGTGCCGGATGCGAAATACGGCAAGATCGCCAAACAGCGCAGCACGCATAATAACTATCTGACGTTGCCGGTGATCTTCCTGATGCTCAGCAACCACTACCCACTGGCATTTGCGTCGGAAATGAACTGGCTGATCGCGGCGCTGGTATTCCTGATGGGGGTCACAATCCGCCACTACTTTAACAGCTTGCACGCGCGTCAGGGCAACCCGACGTGGACATGGGCGGTCACCGCGCTGTTGTTCGTCACGATCATGTGGCTGTCGACTGCGCCCATGTTCCGCAGTGTCGAACCCGAAAAGGCCACGGGCCCTGCGCTACGCTTTGCCCAAGCCGAAGGGTTCGACCGGGTGCATGACATCGTGCGTGGCCGGTGCAGCATGTGCCACGCCGCAGAACCGGCGTGGGACGGGCTGCTCTGGCCGCCGAAATCCGTCCGGCTCGAGACCGAACACCAGATCGCCAGCGCCGCGAAACAGATCTATTTGCAAGCGGGTGTGACAGATGCGATGCCCCCTGCAAACCTGAGCCATATGCAGGCCAGCGAACGCGCCGAGATTGTCGCCTGGTTCAACGCGGCCACACAGGATTAA
- the uraH gene encoding hydroxyisourate hydrolase yields the protein MANGYLTTHVLDTARGRPAGGMEITLYRIEGTNRMKLVQMSTNADGRTDTPILPKGQFAAGTYELVFDAGGYLDAIGAEPESPRFLDQVPLRFGISDTDAHYHVPLLLSPFGYSTYRGS from the coding sequence ATGGCAAACGGCTACTTGACGACGCATGTTCTGGACACCGCACGCGGACGCCCCGCAGGGGGGATGGAGATCACGCTGTACCGGATCGAAGGGACCAACCGCATGAAGCTGGTTCAAATGAGCACAAATGCCGACGGACGCACCGACACGCCGATTCTGCCCAAAGGCCAGTTTGCAGCCGGCACGTACGAGCTGGTGTTCGACGCCGGAGGCTATCTCGACGCGATCGGGGCAGAGCCCGAGTCACCGCGGTTCCTTGACCAAGTACCGCTGCGTTTTGGCATTTCGGACACGGACGCGCATTACCACGTGCCGCTTTTGCTATCGCCTTTCGGGTATTCCACCTATCGCGGCAGCTGA